Proteins encoded together in one Planctopirus ephydatiae window:
- a CDS encoding response regulator transcription factor, with amino-acid sequence MYQFTSLTQELATMTTEQPLPPTVYVIDDDAGFAESAKFLIESIHRPVVNFSSADEFLAQFNPRHTGCIICDVRMPGMSGLELQEVLRERNCLMPIIIVSAFGDVPIAVRAMKAGAIHVLKKPFDDNDFLELIQKALAEDARRREEFRTQQVVLDRYDRLTDREREVFEEVIEGLSSKEIGQRLSVSFKTVEAHRAKIMKKMEADSIPQLLRMWFTIQQCRPTKTILPPQG; translated from the coding sequence ATGTATCAATTCACTTCCTTAACTCAGGAACTGGCCACCATGACTACAGAACAGCCATTGCCACCGACGGTTTACGTGATCGACGATGACGCTGGATTTGCTGAATCTGCCAAGTTTCTGATTGAGTCGATCCATCGCCCGGTGGTGAACTTCTCTTCGGCTGATGAATTTCTAGCGCAGTTCAACCCCAGGCATACCGGCTGCATTATCTGCGATGTGCGCATGCCAGGCATGAGCGGACTCGAGCTTCAGGAAGTACTGCGTGAACGCAATTGTCTGATGCCGATCATCATTGTCTCTGCCTTTGGAGATGTTCCGATTGCAGTCCGGGCGATGAAAGCCGGTGCGATCCATGTTCTCAAGAAACCCTTTGACGACAATGATTTTCTGGAACTCATTCAGAAGGCTCTGGCTGAAGATGCCAGACGACGCGAAGAATTCCGGACACAGCAGGTGGTTCTGGATCGATATGATCGTCTGACTGATCGGGAACGGGAGGTTTTCGAGGAAGTCATCGAAGGTCTTTCAAGCAAAGAAATTGGCCAGCGGCTTTCAGTGAGCTTCAAAACCGTCGAGGCCCATCGAGCGAAAATCATGAAGAAAATGGAAGCAGACAGTATTCCGCAACTGCTCCGCATGTGGTTCACCATCCAGCAATGCCGGCCGACGAAAACCATTCTCCCACCGCAGGGATAA
- a CDS encoding HAD hydrolase-like protein: MHLLFDLDGTLTDPFEGITNCIRHALEQHGFEAPPAHDLKWCIGPPLRSSFQQLTRSNNPDLLDDCLKSYRERFTTSGLYENRLVDGIVEVLEGLDRQKYKLWVATSKPAVYARRIVAHFGLDQYFLNVYGSELDGTRTHKVELLSHLLMKEQLSPTETLMIGDREHDIYGARSNHLAAIGVLWGYGSHEELTQAGAHAVVDTPGELSLLLNNWTFHQPVTPSETARRSHQVELSQ; this comes from the coding sequence ATGCATTTGCTGTTCGATCTCGATGGTACGCTCACAGATCCATTTGAAGGGATCACAAACTGTATTCGCCATGCTTTGGAACAGCACGGTTTTGAAGCGCCTCCTGCGCACGATTTGAAGTGGTGCATCGGCCCACCACTTCGATCGAGCTTCCAACAGTTAACCAGGAGTAACAACCCGGATCTGCTGGACGATTGCCTCAAGTCTTACCGCGAACGATTCACCACATCAGGGCTTTATGAGAACCGGCTTGTCGATGGGATTGTCGAAGTTCTTGAGGGGCTCGATCGCCAGAAATACAAGCTCTGGGTCGCCACCTCAAAACCGGCTGTCTATGCACGCCGGATTGTCGCCCACTTCGGACTGGATCAGTATTTTCTCAATGTCTACGGGAGCGAACTCGATGGGACCCGCACCCACAAAGTCGAACTGCTGAGTCATCTTCTCATGAAAGAACAACTGTCTCCCACAGAGACCCTGATGATTGGCGATCGGGAACATGATATCTATGGTGCCAGAAGCAACCATCTTGCCGCCATTGGCGTCCTGTGGGGATACGGCTCTCACGAAGAGCTGACTCAGGCCGGTGCTCATGCCGTCGTTGACACACCTGGCGAACTCAGTCTGCTGTTAAACAACT